The following are encoded in a window of Methylicorpusculum oleiharenae genomic DNA:
- a CDS encoding TIGR04211 family SH3 domain-containing protein, which translates to MKKILGFLIFLTSITVEAKTVYVTDDLELTLRKAENDRSKIVKMIKSGTPLTLIEERSTGYSLVRTMNGVEGYFLTRHLLQTPPSAVLLQDANKKIEAFQKENDSIKAELAALKGDTSKIDSLGHSIVLERDSLTRELAELKMTAANAIEIKTERDSLQERVVSAERELQKLKRENQALIDNSNQDWFIYGGALALAGVLLGFVLPKLGWRRRSSGWDTF; encoded by the coding sequence GTGAAAAAAATACTCGGTTTTCTGATCTTCCTGACCTCAATAACCGTTGAAGCCAAAACAGTTTATGTCACCGACGATCTGGAACTCACTTTAAGAAAGGCAGAAAATGATCGCAGCAAAATAGTCAAGATGATCAAGTCCGGCACGCCTTTAACACTGATTGAAGAAAGGAGTACCGGTTATTCATTGGTTCGCACAATGAACGGTGTAGAAGGTTATTTTTTAACTCGCCACTTGCTACAAACTCCTCCTAGCGCCGTTTTATTGCAAGATGCCAACAAAAAAATTGAAGCCTTTCAAAAAGAAAACGACAGCATTAAAGCTGAATTAGCGGCATTAAAAGGCGACACGTCCAAAATCGACTCACTGGGGCATTCCATCGTTCTCGAAAGAGACAGCCTAACCCGGGAATTGGCAGAACTTAAAATGACGGCGGCCAATGCCATAGAAATAAAAACTGAACGCGATAGTTTACAAGAGCGCGTTGTAAGCGCAGAGCGGGAGTTACAAAAATTAAAACGCGAAAACCAGGCATTGATCGACAATTCCAATCAGGACTGGTTTATTTATGGGGGTGCTTTAGCTCTGGCAGGGGTGCTGTTGGGCTTTGTTCTGCCTAAATTAGGCTGGCGCCGCAGAAGTAGCGGCTGGGATACGTTCTAA
- a CDS encoding ISAzo13-like element transposase-related protein gives MFPSITRACQGVVFHTVEIARYMEKAKAHTGLKVTVAILAGTYETGKQCAAYLIQNRRIVFDDFLPRWNYRALPHG, from the coding sequence TTGTTTCCATCTATCACCCGTGCCTGTCAAGGCGTGGTATTTCATACAGTCGAGATTGCGCGGTATATGGAAAAAGCCAAGGCCCACACGGGACTAAAAGTCACTGTGGCTATTTTAGCGGGCACCTATGAAACGGGGAAGCAATGCGCTGCCTATTTAATCCAAAACAGGCGCATCGTGTTTGATGATTTTTTACCCCGCTGGAATTACCGGGCTCTGCCTCACGGCTGA
- the ilvD gene encoding dihydroxy-acid dehydratase, translated as MANSEEKNTRQFSSLVVDGMERAPSRAMLHAVGFKNEDFKKPQIGIASTWSMVTPCNMHINKLADDAARGVDNANGKAVIFNTITISDGISMGTEGMKYSLVSREVIADSIETVVGCQGFDGVVAIGGCDKNMPGCMIALSRLNRPAIFVYGGTILPGCHKDQKLDVVSVFEAVGARANNKIDDEELAAIEAKAIPGPGSCGGMYTANTMASAIEALGMSLPNSSAQAAVSEDKRLDCEKAGAAVLELLKKDIKPRDIMTKAAFENAITVVIALGGSTNAVLHLLAMANSTGVDLTLDDFSRIGERVPMLADLKPSGKYQMAELVEIGGIQPLMKILLDNGMLHGDCLTVTGKTLAENLADVKPYPENQDMIRSLDNPIKKDSHLSILYGNLATEGAVAKITGKEGLVFTGTAKVFDAEELALQSILNGDIVKGDVIVIRYEGPKGGPGMREMLSPTSAVMGKGLGKEVALITDGRFSGGTHGFVVGHITPEAYVGGALAIVQNGDQITIDAETKQLTLHINEHEIARRLEKWQQPAPRYTRGVLAKYASSVSSASQGAVTDKFD; from the coding sequence ATGGCAAATTCAGAGGAAAAAAATACCCGTCAATTTTCATCACTTGTTGTGGATGGCATGGAAAGAGCGCCCAGCCGCGCCATGCTTCATGCCGTTGGCTTCAAGAATGAAGATTTCAAAAAACCCCAAATCGGCATTGCCTCGACCTGGAGCATGGTAACCCCATGCAACATGCACATCAATAAACTCGCAGACGATGCTGCCCGCGGTGTCGACAATGCCAACGGTAAAGCTGTGATATTTAACACTATCACCATATCTGACGGCATCTCGATGGGTACTGAAGGCATGAAGTACTCGCTGGTATCGCGCGAAGTGATTGCCGACTCAATTGAAACCGTCGTCGGTTGCCAGGGCTTTGACGGCGTCGTCGCAATCGGTGGTTGCGATAAAAACATGCCGGGCTGCATGATTGCTTTATCCCGCTTGAATCGTCCTGCCATTTTCGTTTATGGCGGCACCATACTCCCCGGTTGCCACAAGGATCAAAAACTGGATGTTGTTTCTGTCTTTGAGGCCGTGGGCGCACGCGCAAACAATAAAATAGACGATGAAGAACTGGCCGCTATCGAGGCCAAAGCCATTCCCGGACCCGGTTCCTGTGGCGGCATGTACACCGCCAACACCATGGCTTCTGCGATCGAAGCATTGGGGATGAGCCTGCCTAACAGTTCTGCTCAAGCGGCTGTTTCAGAAGATAAAAGACTGGACTGCGAAAAAGCCGGTGCTGCCGTGCTTGAATTACTGAAAAAAGATATTAAACCGCGCGACATCATGACCAAAGCCGCGTTTGAAAATGCAATTACTGTCGTTATCGCTTTGGGCGGATCAACCAACGCCGTTTTACATTTACTGGCAATGGCCAACTCAACCGGCGTGGATCTGACCCTGGATGACTTCAGCCGTATAGGCGAACGAGTGCCTATGCTGGCCGATTTAAAACCCAGCGGCAAATATCAAATGGCGGAATTGGTCGAGATAGGCGGCATACAACCCCTCATGAAGATTTTGCTTGATAACGGTATGTTGCACGGCGACTGCCTGACTGTAACCGGCAAAACACTGGCGGAAAACCTGGCTGACGTCAAACCTTATCCTGAAAATCAGGATATGATCCGCTCACTGGACAACCCCATCAAAAAAGACAGCCATCTGAGCATTCTTTACGGCAATCTCGCTACAGAAGGCGCCGTCGCCAAAATCACCGGCAAGGAAGGCTTGGTTTTTACCGGCACTGCGAAGGTATTTGACGCCGAGGAGCTCGCCTTGCAAAGTATATTAAACGGTGACATCGTCAAAGGTGACGTGATTGTAATCCGTTACGAAGGCCCCAAGGGCGGCCCCGGCATGCGGGAAATGCTCTCCCCTACTTCGGCTGTCATGGGCAAAGGACTGGGCAAAGAAGTCGCGCTGATCACAGACGGAAGATTCTCCGGCGGCACTCACGGTTTTGTGGTGGGTCATATCACACCGGAAGCCTATGTGGGCGGCGCACTGGCTATTGTTCAAAATGGCGATCAAATTACCATTGACGCTGAAACCAAACAACTGACCCTGCATATCAATGAACATGAAATAGCCCGCCGTCTGGAAAAATGGCAACAGCCTGCGCCAAGATATACTCGCGGCGTTCTGGCCAAGTATGCCAGTTCTGTGAGCTCTGCCAGCCAAGGGGCTGTTACTGACAAATTTGACTGA
- the argF gene encoding ornithine carbamoyltransferase, translating to MKPRHFISLHDLTSSELRQLLSRASELKNTRNPDFQPLKGKVLAMIFEKSSTRTRISFETGMIQLGGNALFLSPRDTQLGRGEPLRDSAKVISSMVDGIMMRTNKHDTVTTFAEHSSVPVINGLTDLMHPCQLLADMQTFFEHRGDIEGKTVAWIGDGNNMCHSYIEAASILNFKLHLACPEGYQPDSCFVDNASATINFFDTAQQAAEGCDLVVTDVWASMGQEEEQKQRALAFKDYQVSQSVMSAAKKEALFMHCLPAHRGEEVAAEVIDGPNSVIFDEAENRLHAQKALLELLMSGN from the coding sequence ATGAAACCCAGACACTTTATCTCTTTACACGATCTGACAAGCTCAGAACTCCGTCAACTGCTCAGCCGGGCTAGCGAACTCAAGAACACCAGAAACCCGGACTTTCAGCCGTTGAAAGGAAAAGTGTTAGCGATGATCTTTGAAAAGTCATCTACGCGCACCCGCATTTCATTTGAAACAGGCATGATTCAACTGGGCGGCAACGCGCTGTTTTTATCTCCCAGGGACACCCAACTGGGACGTGGCGAACCGCTGCGTGACAGCGCCAAAGTCATATCGAGCATGGTTGACGGTATCATGATGAGGACCAACAAGCATGATACCGTAACCACTTTTGCGGAACACTCCAGCGTCCCGGTCATTAACGGCCTGACAGACCTGATGCACCCTTGCCAGCTGCTGGCCGACATGCAAACGTTTTTTGAACACCGGGGTGACATAGAAGGTAAAACCGTCGCCTGGATCGGAGACGGCAACAATATGTGCCACTCCTATATTGAAGCCGCATCGATATTGAATTTTAAACTGCACCTGGCCTGCCCGGAAGGCTATCAGCCGGATTCATGCTTTGTTGATAATGCGTCCGCCACGATTAACTTTTTTGACACTGCCCAACAAGCCGCCGAAGGTTGTGACCTCGTAGTTACTGACGTTTGGGCCAGCATGGGTCAGGAAGAAGAACAAAAACAAAGAGCGCTGGCTTTCAAAGATTATCAGGTAAGTCAATCAGTCATGAGCGCTGCAAAAAAAGAGGCTTTATTCATGCATTGCTTGCCCGCTCATCGCGGCGAAGAAGTTGCTGCAGAGGTGATTGACGGCCCCAACAGCGTTATTTTCGATGAAGCGGAAAATCGTCTGCACGCCCAAAAAGCATTGCTCGAATTGCTCATGAGCGGCAATTAA
- a CDS encoding AsmA family protein, translating into MNFKLKILIRLFLVILLIGFLAFGSILLSFAYSNNFRVWFIEALVNTERLKLDIKGTTLLEIGWQPKLTLNHISIKNKAWPRPENVATINQLLLQISLPKLFHGEIFINDLNINKPELFLLKNKKGDSNWQFTDREADSNDLDVPVIFENLRISSGIFHYYDEIRDMNFEGDIDSLKGSGGWQQPIIIESKGSYQHKTLNLQASAGSYSELRSEKNPYPVKLNMAFGQTEIAIRGTVIQPLQVADPTLNLSIKGPDLAELFPLTGLPLPPSSAYKITGNLSHHDSTWRFDHLEGEIGQTDLQGTVLVNPKLEPLYFTMDLFAKTLDLADLSGFIGGEPNHQDQSITQNDSLIADHHFDLKQLRAANGKARLRATNIINKAVPITNFDGQLSLNNGVLKFEPVTFGIDEGRVNLWMSAYATINPAEVDIQIHVIDLSLSRLIRKINDIQKTLGKINGKLTLKGSGNTLKDILSSSNGEAYLVQVDGKISALIVELIGLDIAQALGYYIVGDTQIPILCAVVDVDIKDGIAHSKTLLLNTLDSVVHGNGYLSFKNETFDLAITPYPRDFSPLTLRSTLNFSGTILKPKFSLNPLSTLMLLPPFDIGEVQNIDCEKMIRRAKD; encoded by the coding sequence ATGAACTTCAAACTGAAAATCCTAATCCGTTTATTTTTAGTTATCCTCCTGATAGGATTCTTAGCCTTCGGAAGTATTCTACTAAGTTTTGCCTATTCCAATAACTTCAGGGTCTGGTTTATTGAGGCTCTCGTTAATACTGAAAGACTAAAACTTGATATAAAAGGCACAACTCTCCTGGAAATCGGCTGGCAACCTAAACTGACGCTTAATCACATTTCGATCAAAAATAAGGCTTGGCCGAGGCCGGAAAATGTTGCAACAATTAATCAATTGTTATTGCAAATTTCACTACCGAAACTATTTCACGGTGAGATCTTCATAAATGATTTAAACATTAACAAGCCGGAGTTATTCTTATTAAAAAATAAGAAAGGCGATTCAAACTGGCAGTTTACTGACCGGGAAGCTGATTCAAACGATCTTGATGTACCCGTTATTTTCGAGAACCTGCGTATTAGTTCTGGAATATTTCATTATTATGATGAAATCCGTGATATGAATTTCGAAGGGGATATCGATTCCTTAAAAGGCTCTGGTGGCTGGCAACAGCCGATTATCATTGAGAGTAAGGGAAGTTATCAACACAAAACACTCAATCTGCAGGCTTCTGCAGGTTCATACTCAGAATTGCGCTCAGAAAAGAACCCTTACCCTGTCAAGCTGAATATGGCTTTTGGTCAAACTGAAATAGCCATTCGCGGCACAGTGATTCAGCCTCTGCAAGTGGCCGATCCAACGCTTAACCTCTCAATCAAAGGGCCTGATCTTGCTGAATTATTTCCTCTAACCGGCCTCCCTTTACCGCCCAGCTCAGCCTATAAAATAACGGGTAATTTAAGTCATCATGATAGCACTTGGCGTTTTGATCATTTAGAAGGAGAGATTGGTCAAACTGATTTGCAAGGAACAGTTCTAGTTAATCCAAAACTTGAACCCTTGTATTTCACTATGGATTTGTTCGCCAAAACGCTGGATCTTGCAGATTTAAGCGGATTTATTGGGGGCGAACCTAACCATCAAGATCAAAGTATTACTCAAAATGATTCATTGATAGCTGATCATCATTTCGACCTAAAACAACTTCGTGCCGCCAATGGTAAGGCCCGACTTCGTGCCACGAATATTATTAACAAAGCAGTTCCCATAACCAACTTTGACGGTCAATTATCTCTTAACAACGGTGTATTGAAGTTCGAACCCGTCACGTTCGGAATTGACGAGGGCCGGGTGAATCTTTGGATGTCAGCCTATGCAACGATAAACCCGGCAGAGGTCGACATTCAAATTCATGTGATTGACCTTTCTTTAAGCAGGCTTATCAGGAAAATTAATGATATTCAGAAAACGTTGGGCAAAATTAACGGTAAATTGACATTAAAAGGGTCTGGCAATACGCTTAAAGATATACTTTCAAGCTCTAATGGAGAAGCCTATTTAGTGCAGGTCGATGGCAAAATAAGTGCTTTGATTGTTGAGTTGATAGGCTTGGATATTGCCCAAGCGCTTGGCTACTATATCGTTGGAGATACCCAAATTCCTATCCTTTGCGCCGTTGTCGATGTCGATATTAAAGACGGGATTGCCCATTCAAAAACTTTATTGCTCAATACCCTGGATAGTGTGGTTCATGGAAATGGCTATTTGTCATTCAAAAACGAAACCTTTGATCTTGCTATTACTCCTTACCCTCGTGACTTTAGTCCGCTGACCCTTCGGTCAACCTTAAATTTTTCCGGTACTATCTTAAAACCAAAATTTTCACTTAATCCTTTATCTACTCTCATGCTGCTCCCACCCTTTGATATAGGCGAGGTTCAAAACATTGATTGCGAGAAAATGATACGACGGGCAAAGGATTAA
- a CDS encoding acetylornithine transaminase produces the protein MTSHIMPTYGRLPITLDRGQGAWLWDKDNNRYLDALSGIAVCNLGHAHPAVHKALCDQSARLIHTSNLYGVELQETLANRLCAISGMDNVFFCNSGAEANEAAIKLARRYGFERGIERPAIIVMEKSFHGRTLATLSATGNAKIQQGFAPLVEGFVRVPYNDLDSIEQTLSANNNIVAILAEPIQGEGGVNIPAPDFLNGIRALCDKYNILMMLDEVQSGVGRTGLFLAHQHNTISPDVCTLAKALGNGVPIGACMAKGQAAKILTAGTHGSTFGGNPLACSAALAVLDTLNETGLIEQAESKGTAISQGLARELAGSPHIHEIRHKGMMIGVELKQPCSALVSQALAQGLLINVTQENTIRLLPPLIMDDEQINLLVDTLSTVIQDFTAQS, from the coding sequence ATGACCAGTCATATCATGCCTACCTACGGTCGCTTACCTATTACACTGGATAGGGGCCAAGGGGCCTGGCTTTGGGATAAGGACAATAACCGCTACCTGGATGCACTTTCCGGCATAGCCGTTTGCAACCTGGGACACGCGCACCCTGCCGTCCATAAAGCGCTTTGCGACCAAAGCGCCAGACTCATTCACACGTCTAATTTATATGGCGTTGAATTACAGGAGACGCTGGCCAATCGCCTGTGCGCCATAAGCGGAATGGACAACGTCTTTTTCTGCAACTCCGGCGCAGAAGCCAACGAAGCAGCGATAAAACTGGCCAGGCGCTATGGATTTGAACGCGGCATAGAGCGCCCTGCGATCATCGTCATGGAAAAAAGTTTTCATGGCCGGACCCTGGCAACGCTGAGCGCGACAGGCAATGCCAAAATACAGCAAGGATTTGCGCCTTTGGTCGAAGGCTTTGTCCGGGTGCCTTATAACGATCTGGACTCCATTGAACAGACCCTATCAGCCAACAACAACATTGTCGCCATTTTAGCAGAACCGATTCAAGGTGAAGGCGGGGTGAATATCCCTGCGCCTGACTTTCTTAACGGCATCAGAGCTTTATGCGACAAGTACAACATCCTGATGATGCTGGATGAAGTCCAATCGGGTGTTGGCAGAACAGGCCTATTTTTGGCACATCAGCATAACACCATAAGTCCTGATGTCTGCACGCTGGCAAAAGCGCTGGGCAATGGCGTTCCGATTGGCGCCTGTATGGCTAAAGGACAGGCGGCCAAAATCCTCACTGCAGGAACTCATGGCTCAACTTTTGGCGGCAATCCGCTGGCTTGTAGTGCCGCATTGGCCGTTCTTGACACGCTGAACGAGACAGGTCTGATTGAACAAGCCGAAAGCAAGGGAACCGCGATTTCCCAGGGTTTAGCCAGAGAACTGGCCGGCTCCCCCCATATCCACGAGATCCGCCATAAAGGCATGATGATCGGAGTTGAATTGAAACAACCTTGTAGCGCTTTGGTCAGCCAGGCGCTCGCTCAAGGCCTTCTGATCAATGTGACCCAAGAAAACACCATCCGCCTCCTTCCTCCCTTGATTATGGACGATGAGCAAATAAACCTTTTGGTGGACACCTTATCCACTGTTATTCAAGACTTTACAGCGCAGTCGTAA
- a CDS encoding CstA-like transporter-associated (seleno)protein: protein MRKRLKRVWQGIRQLSGDDAYERYLQHHAAHHQHEGSPPLSKAEFFKRWQDRMWSGIKRCC, encoded by the coding sequence ATGCGAAAACGGCTGAAGAGAGTCTGGCAAGGTATCCGGCAATTATCCGGCGATGATGCGTATGAGCGCTATTTACAACATCATGCCGCTCACCATCAGCATGAAGGTAGTCCTCCGCTCAGCAAAGCGGAGTTTTTTAAACGCTGGCAGGATCGCATGTGGTCAGGCATCAAACGCTGTTGTTAA
- the rnt gene encoding ribonuclease T, translating to METTRLPFDKRFRGYLPVIVDIETAGFNPKKHALLELAAVIVELDDQGRMEITERHCANVAPFKNAEFDESALKFNGIDPYHPFRMAIEEKDALEKLFKPIKKAVKRNNCNRAILVGHNPAFDLSFLNAAITRTQYKRSPFHPFSTFDTATLGGLFYKQTVLAKIAQSAGLVWDNDKAHAALYDAEKTAELFCQVFNRLDYLEKLDQMKQQALTKNQDIDPSN from the coding sequence ATGGAAACCACTCGATTACCGTTTGATAAGCGATTCAGAGGCTACCTTCCGGTCATAGTCGATATAGAAACAGCCGGTTTCAACCCCAAAAAACATGCGCTTCTTGAACTTGCCGCTGTTATCGTCGAATTGGATGATCAGGGTCGGATGGAAATTACCGAACGCCATTGCGCCAACGTAGCGCCATTCAAAAATGCAGAATTCGATGAATCAGCGCTTAAATTCAATGGCATAGACCCTTACCATCCGTTTCGCATGGCAATTGAAGAAAAAGATGCCCTGGAAAAACTATTTAAACCGATCAAAAAAGCAGTCAAACGAAACAACTGCAATCGCGCAATTCTGGTTGGCCACAACCCTGCATTTGACCTGAGTTTTTTGAATGCCGCCATTACACGCACCCAATATAAACGCAGCCCTTTTCATCCTTTTAGTACTTTTGATACTGCCACACTGGGCGGCCTGTTTTATAAGCAGACGGTATTAGCCAAGATAGCTCAAAGTGCGGGTCTGGTCTGGGATAATGACAAAGCGCACGCTGCACTCTACGACGCAGAAAAAACTGCCGAACTGTTTTGTCAGGTTTTCAATCGCTTGGACTATCTGGAAAAACTGGATCAAATGAAACAACAAGCCCTGACAAAGAACCAGGATATTGATCCATCGAATTGA
- a CDS encoding carbon starvation CstA family protein, with translation MTHLTKTIIWILIAVLGASAVGGIALNRGESINALWFITAAVCVYSLAYRFYAAWIAAGVLVVDETRATPAERLNNGHDFLPTNKWIVFGHHFAAIAGPGPLVGPTLAAQFGYLPGTLWLLFGAVLGGCVQDMVILFLSTRRDAKSLGQMARDELGALGGSAALLATFAIMVILIAVLGLVVVNAMKHSPWATFTVAATIPIAMIVGVYMRHLRPGQVLEASALGVALLLLSVVGGGWLDDQPSLRGWFDHEGLTLAWWVMAYGFAAAILPVWLLLAPRDYLSTYMKLGTITLLAVAILFLMPEVKMPALTQFIDGTGPIFGGKLFPFVFITIACGAISGFHALISSGTTPKLLSNERDIRMIGYGGMLLESMVAMMAMIAATVLDPGVFFAINSAAGAVGADPATAVATISAWGYPVTVEQMQTLAQQMGEATLFARTGGAPSLAVGMASIFGSAFGNGLLAMWYHFAIMFEAIFILTTLDAGTRVGRFMLQDMLGNIWPKMGETSWTPSVILSSALVVSAWGYFLYIGVIDPNGGVNILWPLFGIANQMLAAIALSVATGILIKSGKLNKAWVTGLPLVWLIIITSTAAWEKLTSSDVRIGFFAAAHDLSSKLAAGSLPVEKAKIAPQLIFNLHLDAYITLFFVALLWLIVFDMLRVAVRHMMGKPGLPLTETPHSPSLLEAEWVRD, from the coding sequence ATGACTCATTTAACAAAGACTATTATCTGGATTTTAATTGCTGTGTTGGGCGCTTCTGCAGTCGGAGGCATCGCGTTGAACCGGGGTGAGAGCATCAATGCCTTATGGTTTATTACTGCTGCGGTCTGTGTATACAGTCTGGCGTATCGCTTTTATGCGGCCTGGATTGCCGCTGGAGTTCTGGTCGTTGATGAGACGCGGGCGACACCGGCCGAGCGACTTAATAATGGGCATGACTTTTTACCCACCAACAAATGGATCGTCTTTGGTCATCACTTTGCGGCGATCGCCGGCCCCGGGCCCTTGGTTGGTCCCACCTTAGCGGCACAGTTCGGTTATTTGCCGGGTACGTTATGGTTATTGTTCGGCGCGGTGCTGGGCGGTTGTGTGCAGGATATGGTGATTTTGTTTTTATCGACGCGCCGCGATGCGAAAAGTCTGGGGCAAATGGCACGGGATGAACTGGGTGCGCTGGGCGGTTCGGCGGCCTTGCTTGCTACATTCGCCATCATGGTGATCTTGATTGCAGTATTGGGTTTAGTGGTGGTTAACGCCATGAAACACAGCCCGTGGGCGACATTTACCGTTGCCGCTACGATACCGATTGCGATGATCGTCGGAGTCTACATGCGCCATTTACGCCCTGGCCAAGTATTGGAAGCTTCGGCTTTGGGTGTGGCTTTATTGTTGCTGTCCGTTGTGGGGGGCGGGTGGCTGGATGATCAGCCGTCGTTGCGCGGCTGGTTTGATCATGAAGGCCTGACTCTGGCATGGTGGGTGATGGCGTACGGTTTTGCCGCCGCTATTCTGCCCGTATGGCTGTTGTTGGCGCCGCGTGATTATTTGTCGACGTACATGAAGCTGGGCACGATCACCCTATTAGCTGTTGCGATTTTATTTTTGATGCCGGAAGTGAAAATGCCGGCGTTGACGCAATTCATAGATGGCACAGGGCCCATATTTGGCGGCAAGTTGTTTCCGTTTGTATTCATTACCATCGCTTGTGGCGCGATTTCGGGGTTTCATGCCTTGATTTCTTCCGGCACCACGCCGAAATTGCTGAGCAACGAACGGGATATTCGAATGATAGGCTACGGCGGCATGCTGCTGGAATCCATGGTCGCGATGATGGCGATGATTGCTGCGACTGTGTTGGATCCGGGCGTGTTTTTTGCGATCAATAGCGCTGCCGGCGCGGTGGGTGCGGATCCCGCCACGGCTGTGGCGACCATCAGTGCCTGGGGGTATCCCGTGACTGTAGAACAGATGCAGACGTTGGCGCAGCAAATGGGTGAGGCCACCTTATTTGCTCGAACCGGCGGTGCGCCATCCCTGGCTGTCGGTATGGCGAGTATTTTCGGCAGCGCTTTCGGGAATGGGTTGCTGGCCATGTGGTATCACTTTGCGATCATGTTCGAGGCTATTTTCATACTGACCACACTGGACGCCGGTACGCGGGTCGGGCGCTTTATGTTGCAAGACATGCTGGGCAATATCTGGCCGAAAATGGGCGAAACGTCCTGGACGCCGTCGGTGATTTTGAGCAGCGCGTTGGTGGTCTCGGCTTGGGGTTATTTTCTATATATTGGCGTCATTGATCCTAACGGTGGGGTTAATATTTTGTGGCCGTTGTTCGGCATTGCCAATCAAATGCTGGCCGCGATTGCATTATCGGTGGCAACCGGGATTCTGATCAAATCGGGTAAGTTGAACAAAGCCTGGGTTACCGGATTGCCGCTGGTTTGGCTGATTATTATCACCAGCACCGCAGCCTGGGAAAAATTGACCAGCAGCGATGTGCGTATCGGATTTTTTGCGGCAGCACATGATTTATCTTCGAAACTGGCAGCAGGATCACTACCGGTCGAAAAAGCCAAAATTGCGCCGCAGCTGATCTTTAATTTGCATCTGGATGCCTACATTACGCTGTTTTTTGTTGCGCTGTTGTGGTTGATCGTATTTGACATGCTCCGGGTTGCGGTGCGCCATATGATGGGTAAACCGGGTTTACCGTTGACCGAAACTCCGCACAGTCCTAGTCTGCTGGAAGCTGAGTGGGTCAGAGATTGA
- the grxD gene encoding Grx4 family monothiol glutaredoxin, producing MEVIERIKDQLEQNSVVLYMKGTPDFPQCGFSGQSVQVLNACKAKFAYVNIFEDPELREALKTYSNWPTYPQLYIKGELVGGCDIIIDLYTKGELLKMLAEADAVAA from the coding sequence ATGGAAGTAATAGAAAGAATAAAAGACCAACTTGAGCAAAATTCGGTTGTCTTGTACATGAAGGGTACTCCTGATTTTCCTCAATGCGGATTTTCAGGCCAATCAGTTCAGGTGTTGAACGCGTGTAAAGCCAAGTTTGCCTACGTCAATATTTTTGAAGATCCAGAATTGAGGGAAGCTTTAAAGACTTATTCTAACTGGCCGACATATCCTCAGTTGTATATCAAGGGTGAATTGGTAGGCGGATGCGACATCATCATTGACCTGTATACAAAAGGCGAATTGCTAAAAATGCTGGCTGAAGCTGATGCGGTCGCTGCCTGA